The following coding sequences lie in one Apium graveolens cultivar Ventura chromosome 3, ASM990537v1, whole genome shotgun sequence genomic window:
- the LOC141710931 gene encoding uncharacterized protein LOC141710931, producing the protein MNEMNLKLQGIFNHLKQMGMPLSDDSFVHDIGTPKNEVVRNSCQSVDKQENFSNLKIPTLCRLWVIHFDKGKVDVAKGTIFPSSSQGNNMIHGKSIANNNVKVSVDDVVGKFQLTPLLVPCDEHQTVGDAAGSFVQWPEDLVTLGQDPIYVEKKKGHEMTPKKVGQIPK; encoded by the exons ATGAATGAAATGAACTTGAAACTTCAAGGCATCTTTAATCATTTGAAACAGATGGGCATGCCACTTTCGGACGATAGTTTTGTGCATGACATTGGCACACCAAAAAATGAAGTGGTTAGAAACAGTTGTCAATCTGTCGATAAGCAAGAAAATTTCTCCAATCTCAAG ATTCCAACCCTTTGTCGTCTTTGGGTGATACATTTTGACAAAGGAAAAGTTGATGTGGCAAAAGGGACTATTTTCCCATCCAGTAGTCAGGGGAATAATATGATTCATGGAAAATCGATTGCAAATAATAATGTCAAAGTATCTGTTGATGATGTTGTGGGTAAATTTCAACTTACTCCTCTTCTCGTGCCTTGTGATGAACATCAAACAGTTGGTGATGCGGCTGGTAGTTTTGTTCAATGGCCAGAAGATCTTGTGACGTTAGGGCAG GATCCCATATACGTGGAGAAGAAAAAAGGCCATGAGATGACCCCAAAAAAAGTTGGTCAAATACCTAAATAA
- the LOC141714739 gene encoding uncharacterized protein LOC141714739: protein MFIFNRFIKDLKLLWDQGEKVYDAYSQTEFTLCAIIFCTISDFPAYGNLSGYTIKGAKACPICEDATIDRRLNNFKKNVYMGHRTFLPPNHPYQKRKKSFDGHTETRVARFPLTRKQVLERVKYIDVVLGKLYKKPTSSSIWKKRSIFWDLPYWEHLQDIIKYTCKTKDGINSRLDMQEMGIRTELAPQQSGKLAYLPPACYTLCKKEKISFFECLSSVKVPSGYFSNPKTIISMKDLKLVGMKSHDCHVLMQHLLLIAIRGILPKEVRVIITKLCFFFIAICSKVIDPMNLDKLQADIIVTLCEFEIYFTPALFDIMVHLVVHLEHISEIQQMHPSKSGKMITYEHNRSFARWFKDRVISQYSQSHNTISNTLKWLAYGLDMLVRSYKGYDISGYTFYIHCQDNKSTVQNSGVSVEASSTEFIRGSSSESRDLKNSYYGVIEEIWELDYKDFKVALFRCKWFDIRRGVRVDDLGFTLVDFSRFGHEDDPFIFVTQVKQVLYIRDPSDSRWSIILESKRRILGIDNVEDEEEFAGNWMIHIKKVLEMAVKMWRDFKEISDKAKKSQKHNLHVHYLGPNGYSARRVEWLVDDPITYLSNSESTNPLILPDELTGCTYDWVRARTKKKEGGGYYFPNEQTKQVFEKMLN from the exons ATGTTTATCTTCAACCGCTTTATTAAAGATTTGAAGTTATTGTGGGACCAAGGTGAAAAGGTATACGATGCATACAGCCAAACTGAATTCACTTTGTGTGCCATAATTTTCTGCACCATAAGTGATTTTCCTGCCTATGGAAACCTTTCAGGGTACACTATCAAAGGTGCTAAAGCGTGTCCAATTTGTGAAGATGCTACAATTGATCGTCGGTTAAACAATTTCAAGAAAAATGTATATATGGGTCATCGTACATTTCTTCCACCTAATCACCCGTATCAAAAGAGAAAAAAGTCTTTTGATGGACATACCGAGACTCGAGTTGCTCGGTTCCCTTTAACTCGGAAGCAGGTTCTTGAACGGGTTAAATATATTGATGTTGTACTTGGGAAGCTATATAAAAAGCCAACTTCCAGTAGTatttggaagaagaggtctatatTTTGGGATCTTCCGTACTGGGAACACTTGCAA GACATTATTAAATATACCTGTAAGACAAAGGATGGGATTAATTCTAGACTAGACATGCAAGAGATGGGAATACGAACAGAGTTAGCACCGCAACAATCGGGAAAGCTTGCATATCTACCACCGGCATGTTATACATTGTGTAAAAAAGAGAAAATCAGCTTTTTTGAGTGTTTATCTAGTGTGAAAGTCCCATCTGGATATTTCTCAAACCCTAAAACCATCATCTCAATGAAAGATTTGAAGCTGGTTGGTATGAAGTCACATGATTGTCACGTGTTAATGCAACATCTACTACTCATTGCAATTAGAGGAATATTGCCGAAGGAGGTGAGAGTTATTATTACAAAACTATGTTTCTTCTTTATTGCTATATGTAGTAAGGTGATTGATCCAATGAATTTGGATAAATTGCAAGCTGACATTATTGTTACACTTTGTGAATTTGAAATTTACTTTACGCCAGCATTGTTTGACATTATGGTGCATTTAGTGGTTCATTTG GAACACATATCCGAGATTCAACAAATGCATCCTTCTAAAAGTGGCAAGATGATTACCTATGAACACAATCGCTCATTTGCTAGATGGTTCAAAGATCGAGTAATTTCTCAATATTCACAAAGTCATAATACCATATCTAATACACTTAAGTGGTTAGCATATGGTCTTGACATGCTAGTGAGATCTTATAAAGGTTATGATATTAGTGGGTATACTTTCTATATACATTGTCAAGATAACAAGAGCACAGTGCAAAACAGCGGAGTATCAGTAGAAGCTTCTTCAACAGAATTTATTAGAGGTAGTTCTTCAGAATCACGAGATTTAAAAAATTCATATTATGGGGTGATTGAAGAAATTTGGGAGCTTGACTACAAAGATTTCAAAGTTGCTCTCTTTAGATGTAAATGGTTCGATATTAGGCGTGGTGTTCGAGTGGATGATTTAGGATTTACTTTGGTTGACTTTAGTCGGTTCGGCCATGAAGATGACCCATTTATATTCGTTACACAAGTTAAACAAGTGTTATATATTCGCGACCCTAGTGATTCTAGGTGGTCCATTATTCTTGAAAGCAAGCGACGTATTCTTGGTATTGATAATGTTGAAGACGAGGAAGA ATTCGCTGGAAACTGGATGATTCACATAAAAAAAGTGTTGGAAATGGCAGTAAAGATGTGGAGGGATTTCAAG GAAATTAGTGACAAAGCAAAAAAGAGTCAAAAGCATAATTTGCATGTACATTATCTTGGTCCCAATGGATATTCTGCAAGAAGGGTCGAGTGGTTAGTTGATGACCCCATTACTTATTTGAGTAATTCTGAATCCACTAATCCATTAATTTTACCAGATGAACTTACGGGGTGCACTTATGATTGGGTTAGAGCACGTACGAAAAAGAAAGAAGGTGGAGGTTATTACTTCCCGAATGAGCAGACTAAGCAAGTGTTTGAGAAAATG CTCAATTAA